A single Perognathus longimembris pacificus isolate PPM17 chromosome 17, ASM2315922v1, whole genome shotgun sequence DNA region contains:
- the Xaf1 gene encoding XIAP-associated factor 1, which produces MEEGFQLCGNCKRSVASAHFTLHEAHCLRFLVLCPECEEPVPKEKFPEHHQNEHQQTKEQEKDTGRCGFCELPVLLSRLEVHETHCGSRTERCPYCERLITLRVMAQHTDFCGSKQPACGGGKRMPLERKIHCVSCNQMIPGNMYIHHMGDCYPISESVKHHPSGKTTLSPPSLPSQAYEDQISTSEKDVRPKVKNTNSSCTSKRSTKHTTRSKNRSVGLPLKSEPKLRSASPTEEQSAYDILRRCSQCGILLPLPTLNKHQVKCQHLASLREK; this is translated from the exons ATGGAGGAAGGCTTCCAGCTGTGTGGGAACTG CAAAAGAAGTGTGGCCTCTGCCCACTTCACCCTCCATGAGGCCCACTGCCTGCGGTTCCTGGTCCTTTGCCCGGAATGTGAGGAGCCTGTCCCAAAGGAAAAGTTTCCAGAGCATCATCAGAATGAGCACCAGCAG ACCAAGGAACAGGAGAAAGACACTGGCAGATGTGGGTTCTGCGAGCTTCCTGTGCTGCTCAGCAGGCTGGAGGTCCACGAGACGCACTGTGGCAGCCGGACGGAGCGCTGTCCGTACTGCGAACGGCTTATCACACTCCGAGTGATGGCCCAGCACACAGACTTCTGTGGGAGCAAGCAGCCTGCTTGTGGAGGAG GGAAGAGAATGCCATTGGAAAGGAAAATCCACTGTGTTTCCTGCAATCAAATGATTCCAGGAAATATGTATATCCATCATATG GGTGACTGTTATCCAATCTCAGAGTCTGTAAAACACCATCCTTCTGGAAAGACAACACtttctcctccatcccttccaAGTCAGGCTTATGAAGATCAAATCTCTACATCAGAGAAAGATGTCCGTCCAAAGGTAAAAAACACCAACAGTTCGTGCACTTCTAAACGTTCAACAAAGCACACAACAAGAAGCAAAAACAGAAGTGTGGGTTTGCCTTTGAAGTCTGAGCCTAAGCTGAGGAGTGCCTCTCCCACAGAAGAGCAGTCAGCTTATGACATTCTGAGGAGATGTTCTCAGTGTGGCATCCTGCTTCCCTTGCCGACCCTGAACAAACACCAG gTGAAATGTCAACATCTGGCATCATTAAGAGAAAAGTGA
- the Fbxo39 gene encoding F-box only protein 39, whose product MDEEGDLIQPQDQSCWATLPDVCLRRVFWWLGDRDRSRAALVCRKWNQMMSSADLWRHRTITFSGRPSRAHASEFESALWYVKKFGRYLEHLEIKFLNPYNAVLTKKFQITMRGLLACLGKSNSRLKSLSIQHLEMDRLVWRNSIRNSLIKSLSFFLKKMGKHLDQLSLKGARLTVEQGCGVLTSLSYLKNASMASELNIEDFFSHHLAVYSSPQFHKTMNTFHNLTSLTLNYNCISDELLESLGENNASTLGTMNIKCHIHDPHGQVVWGMSWAKLAKQASNLKVNFFFERVMKYERLVRILLQEIPVRSVSLRSCYFSDPDWSMRPTLTDLLPTFRYTLQKLTFEFNNNHESLDEELHLLILSCRKLFYFKIWAFLDVRFVERILKSQEEGQCSLRTLKVRIYTNRYETNEEDRTLREIYRRYRKLIDSELNYFVIAYPMM is encoded by the exons ATGGACGAAGAAGGCGACCTGATCCAGCCTCAAGATCAGAGCTGCTGGGCCACCCTGCCAGATGTGTGCCTGCGTCGTGTTTTCTGGTGGCTGGGAGACAGGGACCGGTCCAGGGCAGCCCTGGTCTGCAGGAAATGGAACCAGATGATGTCTTCGGCTGATCTCTGGCGCCATCGGACCATCACCTTCAGTGGAAGACCTTCCAGGGCACATGCATCAGAGTTTGAGTCCGCTCTGTGGTATGTGAAGAAATTTGGTCGTTACCTGGAACATCTGGAGATCAAGTTTCTGAATCCATACAATGCTGTCTTAACCAAAAAGTTCCAGATCACCATGCGAGGCTTGCTCGCATGCCTGGGCAAGAGTAACAGCCGCCTGAAGTCTCTCTCCATCCAGCACCTGGAGATGGACCGTCTGGTCTGGAGGAACAGTATCAGGAACTCCCTCATCAAGAGCTTGAGCTTCTTCCTCAAGAAGATGGGCAAGCATCTGGATCAGCTCAGCCTGAAGGGAGCCAGGCTGACGGTGGAGCAAGGCTGTGGGGTCCTCACCTCCCTGAGCTACCTGAAGAACGCCAGCATGGCCTCGGAGCTCAACATCGAAGATTTCTTCAGCCACCATCTAGCTGTCTACAGCAGCCCCCAGTTCCACAAGACCATGAACACGTTCCACAACCTCACATCCCTGACGCTGAACTACAACTGTATCTCTGACGAGCTGCTGGAGAGCCTCGGTGAGAACAATGCCAGCACGCTCGGCACCATGAACATAAAATGCCACATTCATGACCCCCATGGGCAGGTGGTCTGGGGCATGTCCTGGGCCAAGCTGGCAAAGCAGGCCAGCAACCTGAAAGTGAACTTCTTCTTTGAACGGGTCATGAAATATGAGCGTTTGGTTCGGATTCTCCTGCAAGAGATCCCAGTGAGGAGCGTCAGCCTCCGAAGCTGCTACTTCAGTGATCCGGACTGGTCTATGCGGCCCACGCTCACCGACCTCCTGCCCACCTTCCGGTACACTCTGCAG aaattaacttttgagttcaacAATAACCACGAGTCACTTGATGAGGAGCTACACCTCCTCATCCTGTCCTGCAGAAAGCTTTTCTACTTCAAAATCTGGGCTTTCCTGGATGTCAGGTTTGTGGAGCGGATCCTGAAAAGCCAGGAGGAGGGGCAGTGTTCCTTGCGCACGCTTAAG GTGAGAATATATACTAACAGATatgagacaaatgaagaggacagGACCCTGCGGGAAATTTACAGGAGGTACAGAAAGCTGATTGATTCAGAGCTGAACTATTTTGTCATCGCCTATCCCATGATGTAG